The Episyrphus balteatus chromosome 4, idEpiBalt1.1, whole genome shotgun sequence genome includes a window with the following:
- the LOC129917675 gene encoding uncharacterized protein LOC129917675: MDLYRRSLSAIQKKIQEFSNVPNSNIPMFPFLSYEIQQIQTHLNRLSPNPRYKRSIELIGSAWKWIAGTPDKHDFQIINEKINNVLSNNNQQRIINNLLLVKISEISNATNEIIRKSDIDIKHELFLNLKFKLDMLREEIINIEYAMQWAKTGVINTYILSNSEIQSIEQIINEENMPYNNVIEAVEFADVKIVSNNTLLLYILSLHITSPETCNKLLIKPVKRQRNIIKLNYKEILQCKKIMYSITNQCKTYDKLSICKQNSIIDISEDNCISHLLSSEKPSCNYVNNQHVPLWARTLF; the protein is encoded by the coding sequence ATGGATCTTTATAGAAGAAGCCTGAGTgctatccagaaaaaaatacaagaatttTCCAACGTTCCAAATTCTAACATTCCTATGTTCCCATTCTTATCCTACGAAATACAACAAATACAAACTCACCTCAACCGCCTTTCCCCTAATCCTCGATACAAGCGATCTATAGAACTAATTGGTTCAGCATGGAAATGGATCGCAGGAACCCCTGACAAACATGATTtccaaataataaatgaaaaaataaacaatgtactttcaaataataatcaacaaagaataattaataatttactTTTAGTTAAAATAAGCGAAATAAGTAACGCAACAAacgaaataataagaaaatcagACATAGATATTAAGCATGAACTATTCTTAaacttgaaatttaaattagatATGTTAAgagaagaaattattaatattgAGTACGCCATGCAATGGGCAAAAACTGGTGTAATAAACACCTATATTTTATCTAATTCTGAAATACAATCAATCGAACAAATTATAAATGAAGAAAATATGCCTTACAACAATGTAATAGAAGCAGTTGAATTTGCCGATGTAAAAATAGTCTCAAATAATACATTATTGTTATACATTTTAAGCCTACATATTACTAGCCCAGAAACATGtaacaaattattaattaaaccAGTTAAAAGGCAAAGaaacataataaaattaaattataaagaaatattacaatgtaaaaaaattatgtacagCATAACAAATCAATGTAAAACTTATGATAAACTTTCAATTTGTAAACAGAATTCTATTATAGATATAAGTGAAGATAATTGTATAAGCCATTTACTATCAAGcgaaaaaccttcatgcaactACGTAAACAATCAACACGTCccactgtgggctagaacgctattttag